CTACTTAAACTGGTAAAACGGTCATGCTGAGCGCAGTCGAAGCATCTCTCCCGCGGCAGTAATGATGATTAGTCCGCGGGAGAGATGCTTCGACTGCGCTCAGCATGACCGTGCTATTAACCCAGAAAAGCGTTTAAAATCCAACGGCTTGCGCAAGCCAGGTGCGCACGTAGCGGCCCTGCGGGTCGTAGCGCTTGGCTTGCTGGGCCACGTCGAAGGCGGTGTCGCGCACGTCGGTGCCGGTGCCGGCGATGTACTTCCAGTTGCCCCAGTTCAGGGCCGCGTCGTGGTCCACGAGCTGGTGCTCGAACCAGGCGGCGCCCCAGCGCCAGTCCTGGTGCAGGTCGTGGATGAGGTAGCTGGCCACGTTCTGGCGGCCGCGGTTGCTCATGAAGCCGGTGGCGGCCAACTCGCGCATGTTGGCATCCACGAAGCCGTTGCCGGTGCGGCCGCCGGCCCAGGCGTCGAACACGGCCCGGTCGGGACGGATAGGTTTGGGAATTTGGTCGCGCAGGCCGCGCCAGCCAAAAAACGCCGGCCCCACGCGCCGCGCCAGCAGCCGGAAGTAGTCGCGCCACAGCAACTCCAGCCGCAATTGCTGGGCCCCCTTACTGCGGGCTCCGTGGGCGGCGTCGTAGCCATCAATGGCCGCCCACACCTGGCGGGCCGATAAGCTGCCATTGGCCAGCCAGGCCGAAAACTTGGTACTAAAAGCCTCGCCCAGCAGCTGGTTGCGGGTGTCGTCGTAGCGCCCGATGAGGCGGCGCGCCACGGCAAAGTCGTGCAGGCGGGCCAGGGCGGCAGTTTCGCCCCCGCCCAGCGCTGGCCGGGCCGAGTGGCGGTGGCGGTCCACTAAGGCCAGCGCCGGCTGGCCCAGCGCCGCGGCCAGGGCCCCCGCCGTGGGCAGCGCGGCCGGCGCGAAGCCAGCGGGCAGTGGCGGCAGCTGGTGCGGCGGGGGCAGCGGCGGCCGCACCGGCACCTTCGCCGCCACGTCAAACCGGAACTTGCTGAACGAAAACGGCAGGTCGCGCACGGCAATGGGCAGGTCGGCGGGTGGCAGCAGCGACAGGTTCTCGAAGCGGCGCAGCGGCACCTGGGGCCCCAGGGCGGCGGCCAGGGCGGTTTCGGCGGCTGCCTCCTCGGTAATGGGCTCGGCGCTGGCCCACACGGCCTGCGCGCCCAGCTGCCGGGCCAGCGCGGGCAGCACGTCGGCAGGCTGGCCGGTGGCGAAATGGATGCCGGAGCCCAGCGCGGCGTAGCGCGCCTGCAAGTCGGCCAGCGTTTCGAGGAGGAAGGGGAGGCGGTGGGGCCCCACTTTGGGCAGGCCCAGGTAGGCGTCGGGGCCCAGGGCGGCGGGGTCGAAGCAGTACACCGGCAGCAGGGCCGTGGCGCCGGGCGGCAGGGCGGCCAGCACTTCGTTGTCGTGCAGGCGCAGGTCGTTGCGCAGCCAGTAAATGATGGTCATGGGAAGAGGCGTAGTAGGCCTTTCAACAAAGCAACCCGAAAAACCTCCTTATGAGCTGACTGAGCTACTAAAAACGGTCATGCTGAGCGCAGCCGAAGCATCTCTACCGCTCCACTAATCAGATTTACTCAGCGGGAGAGATGCTTCGGCTGCGCTCAGCATGACCGCCTAGGGCGTTCTTATTGACTCAACTAGCTTCTTGGAGCCCCCAGCGTGCAGCGCCCCACGCTACACCACTGCGCCCAGGGCCTGGGTGCGGCGGGCCCGGCGGCGGTTCCACTGGTCGAGCACGGGGTGGATGAGCACGCTGGCCAGGATGATGACCGTGCCCAGGTAGAAGCCGCCCGACATGCGCTCCTGCCCGAAGCCCGGCACCCGCCACCAGTACAGCAGCTGGGCCAGCAAAATGCCGTAGACAGGCTCCAGGTTAATGGTCAGGTTGACGACGAAGGCCGACAGGCGCTTCATCAATTCCACCGACGACGAGAAGGCGTACACCGTGCACACGCCCGCCAGCACGGCCATCCACAGCCAGCCGTAGCCGTGCAGGGCCAACTGCACGCCCGCGCCCTGGGTGAAGTAGCGCCCGTAGAAAGGCAGGAACAGGGCGATGCTCAGGCAGGCCCCCGCCATCTCATAAAAGGTAAGCTTGACCGGCGCGTGGCGCTTCACCAGCTGCGAATTCAGCACGCTAAACAAGGCCGAGAGCCCCGCCGAGCCCACCGCCACCAGCAGGCCCGTGAGCTGGCTCAGCTCGGCTTGCGAAATGAGGTAGAGGCCCAGCATGGCCCCC
This genomic stretch from Hymenobacter sp. PAMC 26628 harbors:
- a CDS encoding DASH family cryptochrome; translated protein: MTIIYWLRNDLRLHDNEVLAALPPGATALLPVYCFDPAALGPDAYLGLPKVGPHRLPFLLETLADLQARYAALGSGIHFATGQPADVLPALARQLGAQAVWASAEPITEEAAAETALAAALGPQVPLRRFENLSLLPPADLPIAVRDLPFSFSKFRFDVAAKVPVRPPLPPPHQLPPLPAGFAPAALPTAGALAAALGQPALALVDRHRHSARPALGGGETAALARLHDFAVARRLIGRYDDTRNQLLGEAFSTKFSAWLANGSLSARQVWAAIDGYDAAHGARSKGAQQLRLELLWRDYFRLLARRVGPAFFGWRGLRDQIPKPIRPDRAVFDAWAGGRTGNGFVDANMRELAATGFMSNRGRQNVASYLIHDLHQDWRWGAAWFEHQLVDHDAALNWGNWKYIAGTGTDVRDTAFDVAQQAKRYDPQGRYVRTWLAQAVGF
- a CDS encoding DMT family transporter; translation: MLKDYLRLHFIVLLWGFTAILGKLLAPTPAVELVFWRTLLASSGLGLLLAARGLGGRLPWREALKLLGVGTLVAAHWITFFLAARLSSVSVCLAGLATLALWTSLLEPLLLWHRVRAYEVALGLGAMLGLYLISQAELSQLTGLLVAVGSAGLSALFSVLNSQLVKRHAPVKLTFYEMAGACLSIALFLPFYGRYFTQGAGVQLALHGYGWLWMAVLAGVCTVYAFSSSVELMKRLSAFVVNLTINLEPVYGILLAQLLYWWRVPGFGQERMSGGFYLGTVIILASVLIHPVLDQWNRRRARRTQALGAVV